A single region of the Nicotiana sylvestris chromosome 6, ASM39365v2, whole genome shotgun sequence genome encodes:
- the LOC138871133 gene encoding uncharacterized protein, with protein MEKLFIRGDFNGHIGSSAGSYGEVHGGFGFGDRNGGGTSLLDFARAFELVIVNSMFPKREEHLVTFRSMVAKTQIDYILLMRHDRGLCEDCKVIPSENLTTQHRLLVMDVSILMKRKKRFIWGPSRIRWGALPKDTAQELEGRLTNMGAWKSGRDANIMWAVMADCIREAAREVLGVSKGYYSGHQGDWWWNDVVQGKVEAKKAAYTKLVESTDEDQRRANRERYKEARKEAKVAVTEAKTAAFCRLYEELGGKGGDKKLFRLAKAREKKARNLDQVRCIKDEDDQVLMEEDQIRQRWQSYFHKLLNEEGDGNIVLGNWGTPKCIKVEEIIKRMPDEWKWSTMVSVYKNKGDIQNYNKYRGIKLLSHTMEVWERVVEMRIRRAVSISENEFRFMSGRSTTEAIHLIRRLVELYRDRKRDLHMVFIDLEKAYDKVPRDVLWRCLKVKGVLVAYIRAIKDMYDGAMTRVRTVRVLIDETRGGVNGRLEVWKQTLESKGFKLSRTKTEYVECKFNNVTEEANVEVRLDS; from the exons ATGGAGAAGCTATtcataagaggggatttcaatggtcatattgggtcgtcgGCCGGTAGCTATGGTGAGGTGCACGGTGGCTTCGGCTTTGGTGATAGGAACGGGGGTGGTACCTCATTGTTGGATTTCGCTAGAGCTTTTGAGTTGGTGATCGTGAACTCTATGTTTCCGAAGAGGgaggaacatttggttactttccGGAGTATGGTGGCTAAGACTCAAATTGACTATATCCTCCTCATGAGGCATGATAGGgggttgtgcgaggattgcaagGTGATCCCGAGTGAGAACCTCACAACTCAACATAGGCTCCTAGTGATGGACGTCAGTATTttgatgaagaggaagaagaggtttATATGGGGTCCATCGAGGATCAGGTGGGGAGCTTTGCCTAAGGATACTGCACAAGAGTTGGAGGGGCGGCTGACAAATATGGGTGCCTGGAAGAGTGGTCGCGACGCTAACATTATGTGGGCGGTGATGGCAGACTGTATAAGGGAGGCAGCAAGAGAAGTGTTGGGAGTTTCGAAAGGCTATTATAGCGGGCACCAAGGcgattggtggtggaatgacgtggtccaaggtaaagtggaagctaAGAAAGCGGCGTACACTAAGTTAGTAGAGAGCACCGACGAGGATCAAAGGAGAGCGAACAGAGAAAGATATAAGGaggctaggaaggaggcaaaaGTAGCGGTCACAGAGGCTAAGACTGCTGCTTTTTGTCGGCTTTATGAGGAACTGGGGGGCAAAGGTGGGGATAAGAAGTTATTTCGATTGGCCAAAGCGAGAGAGAAGAAGGCTCGCAATTTGGATCAAGTGAGGTGTATCAAAGACGAGGACGATCAAGTATTGATGGAAGAGGACCAGATTAGGCAAAGATGGCAGtcgtactttcataaacttctgaatgaagaGGGGGATGGAAACATCGTGTTAGGGAATTGGGGCACTCCGAAGTGCATTAAGGTTGAGGAAATC ATAAAGAGAATGCCTGATGAGTGGAAGTGGAGTACAATGGTTTCGGTATACAAGAACAAAGGGGATATCCAGAATTATAACAaatataggggtatcaagttactaagtcataccatggaagtctgggagagggtggtggaaatGAGGATAAGGAGGGCAGTGTCTATATCGGAAAACGAGTTCAGGTTCATGTCGGGCCGTTCTActacagaagctatccaccttatcaggaggttggtggaactatacagggataggaagagggatttgcatatggtgtttattgacctggAGAAGGCATATGACAAGGTCCCTAGGGACGTCCTTTGGAGGTGTCTGAAGGTGAAAGGTGTGCTGGTGGCTTACATTAGGGCGataaaggatatgtatgatggagctatgaCTCGGGTTAGGACTGTGAGAG ttctgattgatgagacgcgaggCGGCGTTAATGGGAGACTGGAGGTATGGAAGCAGACTctagagtctaaaggtttcaagttgagcaggactaagacaGAGTATGTAGAATGTAAGTTCAACAACGTGACGGAGGAAGCAAATGTGGAAGTTAGGCTTGACTCATAG